acataattatataagttttagCTTGTTTTCAAACCTATTATACAACAAACTTATGGACTAATTCATAAATGACTACTAATTGATACATTTACTGAATGATCAGAGGGCATTTCTCCCCAGAAAAGGGATTATTTAAGTGGGTATGGGAAATATACACTTTTTTCAGGAAGAGAATAGGGTCGAAAACCCCCACTGTATTTTCATATCACTGtgtttcaaatacaatttttaattcCTGTATCAAGCCCGTAACAGTGCCTACATTTACATTGGCAAGACATGATTCAATGAAATTTCATCTCATAcagggtgttttttttttcttaaaaatggaAGGTGTCTGAGGCCTTTGAGAAGGGGAAAAATTTGCTGTGTTTAAGTGAAAAAGGggatttttttgtatatgatgtgtgttttatatttgtagtaGTGCTAATGTAAAGTCAACACAAGGGTGAAGGCAAGTACAAAAGGCTATGtctatttaacagtttaatacaCAATCTACAGTTGCATGTTATCCTATCGAGCTATAGTTAATGACTGACGCTGGAGCGTGCCGGGCTCCGCGGGCTCTGGCCAATCACGTGGTCAGTCTATCTATAGTCCGTTCCATAGATATAGAACATCTTCCTCGTTCTGgaataaaataagttattgcATTACAAAATGAGATGCTAATACCAATGTGGATTAGTTGTatacattacatgtaaaaacaataaatcgtGCTAGTTAACCACTGCTCCTACATTGTTCAAAGCACAGGTAAAGGAAAATGTGCTTATCAGCATTTGATCGCTGATTAGTGGTTAACCCAGTTCTGATCATAGTTGCGCACATTCCTTCTCACAAATCTGCCAGACCGTGTTACATAAGGGGAGCCTGATTCACTGTTTGAATTGCTTGAAGTCGGAATTTGACCTGAGCTGACCGACTGGGGCGCATCTGGGGAAATCGGAGAGCTAGCCGAAATGTTGTAATCTAAAGGCAGGATGTCTGacacaatttcatttgttttatgtagaACTTTGCGATTTCGGCGGTAAATTTTTCCATCTCGTGTTTGTACAGTGAATGACCTCGGTCCATTTTGTTGCGCGACTTTTTACCATGTCGATGTAGTATTCCGGTGTGTCACATGAATATCCACATGCACCGTCTACAGCACTAGCGTCAATGTCATGTACAGATTTGTGGTAATTCTGGTTACTTCTGCACATATGtccaaaatgattttgtttttggcaCTTGTTACACAATTTGCCAAATGCTGGGCACTGAGTTTTGGTAGGTCCGTGCACTCGTCCGCAATTGTCACATGATTTCTCATATCGTTGATATGAACGTTGTTGTTGGCGCTGCTGTGGTGGTTGGCGCTGCTGTTGGTGGTTGTCCGGTGGCTTACGTCCGTTACGTCTGTGTATGGCGTCCACGGGTGTTGGGGTGACTGGCGGTGTGTCCGTTTGCGTTGACGTCAAATTCATGGTTGCCATTTGAGTCTGGCAGTACTCAAAGCTTTGAGCTATCTGGAGTGCTTTGTCAAGCGTTAGCTTCTCTCCTTCATTGATGAGTTTTTCCCTTATTCTTGAATTGTTCGTGCCGAAAACGATCCTGTCTCTGATCATTTCGTCTTCGTTTGCGTTGAACTTACAGTCACGTGAGCGTAGTCGTAGTCGAGTGACAAATTTGTCGATAGTGTCAGCTCCTTGAACTTCGTTGTAGAATCTGAAGCGCGCGAAAATTGGGTTGAGTTTTGGCTGGACGTGAGCTTGAAATTTCTTGTAAATGGATTTCAGGCTCTTTTTCTCGGCTTCAGTCAGAGTCCACGCTTGATGAACGTCGCGGCCTTTGTCGCCTATCCACAAGAGAAGATATGACACTTTCTCTATCTCTGATTTGGAGCTCAAAGGTCCAGTGAAGATGAGTTCCACGTGTCGCTTGAACCTTTCCCACGCCTCCGGGAGGTTTGTACTGTCCCAATCCATGCACGGAGGTGTAATTCCTGACATATTCATATTTCGCTGTTATGAATTAAGTCCAAATAATGTCAAGATCACTGTCACAGGACTACGTAATTCGTCTATTTTCTGacatcatgttttatatttgtagtaGTGCTAATGTAAAGTCAACACAAGGGTGAAGGCAAGTACAAAAGGCTATGtctatttaacagtttaatacaCAATCTACAGTTGCATGTTATCCTATCGAGCTATAGTTAATGACTGACGCTGGAGCGTGCCGGGCTCCGCGGGCTCTGGCCAATCACGTGGTCAGTCTATCTATAGTCCGTTCCATAGATATAGAACAATGTgcatgtttaaatttcaatttgctATTAAACAATTTCAGGGCCTTTTTTACCAGTGATGGGGAAGTCCTTTTtgtaaaaggaaaaaaaaaacatttatttattttttccgtTTCGAGGAAACATCACAGAGTACCAGtactttttgaaataatttggaTCCATctgagaaaaaatatcaatagaGCAATAGATAAGTCGCACAGAAgcatcatttatttaattgtgagattttataaaagataataaattCTCACTGGAGgggaatttatatttttatgggAAAAACGAAGCCTActattaggcctaaaaaaaaaattgtttggttagggttacatccttttcaaaaataggtagggtaggtaggctttttatttttattttttttttttattaggctttatataagaatatcattttcatcattggagaatggtgttaaaggtatcttctgtataagcatttaaggtttaaggtattagccgcgtaatacacacttttataaaagctttaaccgacaacatagttataatcatggtacactatgggacttttatccaaagtttgaagattttttaccgtgaaataaacacaacagtttctggtaaaataatacttcagttaacagaaaacttaagttcaaacgaacaaattattgatacacatggataaaaatcattttgattgatcttgtgagtcttcagaacagagcagtatttcgatgtttgaaaatatatagcagctttacaaaattcataaaatgtagTGAAATATAAGGCGAgttgctgaaatcattttaaatattatctatgatgtctattgaacaatttagaagacaatttatgatagtttaccgtccagttttgaagaaaatatacataatgtcatgtaaccatacatttttatagctaataaaatgcttaaaaatcaacctttttcttgtaaaaatttataaagcttaaatggacttattcataaaatgtactttttcaaataaatgaatttaattatgatactaactcagaaatagagtttaaaacaatgagtgtacttttaaactaaaatatgtaaagaaacaagaacactaagtgggcggtaatgcccctccaaaaatgtcagagtgaaagttctcaactaatgtctttttaatattttaacatgtaaacaatatctGTGGgtaatattttgtcattggtattctaacattaagattttttcacaataattcttcactcttcaacatttgaagtttggtctgttcccatgctttgtacttgtagtgtgagcacagatgataactactcaatgctgagtcaatgctgatttggttttcatgccccttcaggtactttacccatcaagaatgtttagtgctgtaacgAAAAAAggtgtactttaaagcctttctaactaataaGTATAGATAactatactgccatacatatacacaataaaatataaacaagctgatacatatatgttagaaataggtaacgtaccaaaacacatcatttttaaacaaaattttaagtctaatatttttctaagatataacaatcaaattaaagattatatactcatcatatacataaatattgtacataagtacatatcaaaatatgtaacatatacataagtacatataaaaatatgtaacatgtacatgaatacatgtacaaatatgaacacgctgtctaaacatttagctaacaaaaatgatttaagaatttcaaagataaattaaaaaacaaacatttttgaacacatcaacgtacaaaactgctcaaggatacttacattcatagccctttgatacgaatatctgaatatcccagttccatgctgattgttgacagttcgttttttcgacagataatcttctcttacgcgtataattcacttataatccatgttttactgtaatgactcaagttgttagatgtatcgtaatcaactgtcagcgtgcactttaagtgtttatttattttaaacgtatattcatgagaaataCTTCACAGAGTTTCCAAATACTAcaatgtagaaattccattattgacctatgaatagcggggaaataccttctgtttctaaaaatagcaacatccggtacaggccgaatacgctcgatgttcgtcgcgatctgttacggcgagtggcgatatatgtcaaTGCTACCCGAGTTTTATTACATGACTAATAccttaaactacatattgaaaagcaataaaaaaaaaaacgatttttttttttttttagtttttcattttttttttcaaactgactataaaaacagtagggtcggcgcctattccgtaacccgaaccaaatgtattttttttttaggccttacttTAAGGGTAAAAAAAGAACTGTCATAAAATATTGTAGTTCAGATGAATAGCTTATAAATATGAGTTCagttaaaaactgttcaatGAGCTAATAGCTTGAATTATTAACTTCAGCTTGGCCGCATAATTTTCAATAAGCGGGCGTCTGCTAAATGTTATTGTGACCACCGTGAGTTCTGATGAAAATTGTaacgtatttgttttatttgtctttacAGAATACGTGTGGCAAGGCAGTATCAAGAAGAAGTCCAAGACCTCTTGTACACGGATTGAAGGACCATACAGATTATGTTTGTCGAACAAGGAAGTTAGTCTTGTTGAGCTTGACAAATTTCATCCGTCATATGTCTTTCAGGTATGTAATACTACATTTGTATTGACTtgctgaatatttttttttatttttttaaggtcCTTTTTATTTGTGACCTttgtacagtacactcaacgagttagacccactttcctcactcactccgagggataaagtcgatgatcgcgggtttcctccgagggtaaaactgttgcccttgCTAAAATCCCCccgagttcctccgagtggctggcttaccgccgagtttaatatgaacgatagccttgagaatcgtccgattttatgatcccgcggcggaactccgagtctaatcagataagcaagaaatcattcttgttcagaagttacatatttttattcttatgcACATTGTTTagcgtaaaagattcttacatgtaccaacgtttaatttgtattaatgtccgtaaacgccaattgaatattgtcttgaattataaacattgaatcattaaagtatatccactaagttattgcatcataaagcagccgaCTATGTACgagattctgaaccatgacctctgacgtcaagcgcgtgatcaatacaatgtagaatatatactatttataattggtggttaaaaatagctatgaagtttcatggaATTTTTCACAGAAAAggaggcaagaaggccttcaaaaccatgcgctgtgaactttgaacgcgtgtttgacctcctgattttccgaaaaaATGTAACCTAGAATTTCATgtgtttatcagtcattagtaaaacatgtttataagattCATGagcaactagtgaaatacgactgcattcttgtggtaagctaatttcatgcaaaacgggcagaggaaaaagaataatagcaatttagTGGAGCCGTCGTAATctgttgaaaattttaataaaataaatataactttagcgtagattTTTATCTAGTGTCGACTTATCACCCTCCGAGgtccttaaattcaaactccgagtaacgcggacagtcgataaaatcattgtgttggccgcgataGCAAAAATCCGCGAAGGGAAACAGAAAGTGGGTGttactcgttgagtgtactgtacatgtattttggaGTTGGTCAATTTATGCCTTTATATCTGATACGgacaaaaaatggtttggttagggttatcattttcaaaaacagaaaggGTAGGTAGgcatagaaaaatccgacccgagggcacgcgcgtaagccggtaacgaggcttgccgagttaccggtcacgcagcgtgcctgagggtcggatttttcgatccggaccggaaaaacatgatttatattttttcttgcatacctaaaattatgaatttgttgaaaaattgacgtagaaaacgcacttttgtacatttcgccaaaaagcgcgtgcggcGTTGagtactgacgtcataaagcgcagtaattttaaatcactatcgacgtcaaTAGTTCCTAAATAAAAATCGGGCTTTTACgagtatttattttcaattttaattaaaagtattgtattcttatatttttgattccgctttattgaaattgcatatatacttttcataaatcatacaataaaag
This genomic stretch from Mya arenaria isolate MELC-2E11 chromosome 10, ASM2691426v1 harbors:
- the LOC128205639 gene encoding uncharacterized protein LOC128205639, with translation MNMSGITPPCMDWDSTNLPEAWERFKRHVELIFTGPLSSKSEIEKVSYLLLWIGDKGRDVHQAWTLTEAEKKSLKSIYKKFQAHVQPKLNPIFARFRFYNEVQGADTIDKFVTRLRLRSRDCKFNANEDEMIRDRIVFGTNNSRIREKLINEGEKLTLDKALQIAQSFEYCQTQMATMNLTSTQTDTPPVTPTPVDAIHRRNGRKPPDNHQQQRQPPQQRQQQRSYQRYEKSCDNCGRVHGPTKTQCPAFGKLCNKCQKQNHFGHMCRSNQNYHKSVHDIDASAVDGACGYSCDTPEYYIDMNEEDVLYLWNGL